tttatttacccgctatttcaaaaaataataaatatatttgaacTTTTAACTTTTTTCCCTCTACCATTACAATTACCCAAGTAACTGCAGTGCAGTCTGTAGAATCAacacagaactgtttgagttgggaGGGTCCCTCTGGTGCCCCATTCCCACATGAGAAGTTTGAAACGACAGTGAAACAGATACAtgttatgttttaattttgataCAGGAAATTTGCTTGTTCCAAGCTGCGGTGGAAATGAAAGAGCTGGTGATTGGGAATTGAGTGTAACACCTGGCGTGGTATGTGAAACATTGCTTCTGCCCTAAGATAGGAAAGCTTGAGCAATCATATATTAGAGGCTGATGAAGTGCTAATGTAATATTAGTTTACTAGCAGCTCAGTTAGAGTGCCTTGCCTTTTTGCCTTTGTCATGTCGCATCATCTGGATGCCCATGTTGGAAGTTGCTGAGGTGCAGCTTTGATGCTAGTTTCTCGTCTTCCTCCTTTCCCGAACTGCTTCCTGGTGGGTGATGGTACAAAGAACAGTAATTTGGTACGAGCTGTTGAATCCatcattttgtgttttgcagGGTGCATCCAAAGTGACTGTAACCTTCACTAGAAATCTGCAGTTATGTTTGCCCAATGCCACCGACTGCTGCACAGCACCTCTCTGTGTGGTGGAAATACTTCAGGTTTTAGCTTGCAGTGGTTCAATGATGCTGGCACGTCTCCTAATTCAAGCTGAAATATATGCCAACTCTTCCTTTACAGGAAGTGTGTCAGGTAAGTACTTGGATATCCTGAGGAAGAAATGGCATTTACTTCCCCTTTCTgtaccagaaaaaaagaaaaattgggAATTGGACAGCAATGAGAGATTAAATTTCACTAGCATTTAAGGATTTGTATGCAGGTGGGATAGGCTGTAATGCATGTGTTGTGCGTCTTGGGATTCCAGTCTGTATGACctgaattttctcttcttttcttgtaaTTCTCGTATAGAAAACATGCCTGTCATCCCTAACCAGGTGTTTCAGCCCTTGGGCTCGTGTCCTTGTGACTTGACAGATGGAGCTTGTGATGTTCGTTGTTGCTGTGATCCGGTACTTATTTCATATTAAACTTtgatgaaatgttttcagaatttctgtgttctttctgttgtctGGAGAGAGAATTACTGAGTATTTCAAAGTAGAAGGAGGGTTTGTCTGGGTTTTCTGGTATTTCTAATAGTAAATATGACATCTGTCTACAGAGCTGGCTTGGTTACCTGCAAatacagcagtagaggctgtGGTGGTGCAATTATCATACTAAGgcattcttttcccttccaggaGTGTACACCAGACTTGAAGCAGTTATTCAATGGATCATGTTTCACTGGAGTGTTTGGTGGGGATGTAAACCCACCTTTTGATCAGCTGTGCTCCACATGGACAACAGAATATACTCCTGATTGGTTTCCCCTCCTTTGCATACAGTCTTCTCTAAGCAATACACCATTTCTTGGCTATTTTTATGACGGCTCTGTGTAagtcttaaaatatttctttcctcaACACTCAATTTAGACACTATATTGAAACTGTAGCATGTATTTTTTACAGTGAaagttattttgaaattataaaCTGAGCACTTTCAATGGAGAAATGTAATTGGTACTTTGAGAGCATGGGACTTGAAGGCAGATGTTTAATTAACTGTGTAATGTGAGGAGTAAagaattgtttcatttttgaacTTATTTGCAGCTCTGCACCCAAAGTTCCTCCATTTAAGATCCCTGTACTAGCTTCTCCTGGGAAACTCTTCACTGGTTACAGAGCAGGAGATCCAATTATGACAGAAGATGATGAGTATTTTACCATCCCTCAGGTAATTGCTCCATATTTAGGAGCTTGTGATTCCTCTTGGCTAGTTGAAGTTCTCCATTTATCAtattcttttgtgtttgtaacCAAATTCTGTAACTTGCTCTTATGAACTGGtggaatatatttttcctgcaCTTTAAAACTGGTAGCTTTCAAAATAGTTAGAACCTCTCTTTTATGCAGGTTGTTTGTCAGTCGCATGTGGCTGTAGTACATACTTGGGGCATTTCATTGACAAATGTGctttttccttgccttttatttttaaggctaACACACGTTTCTGTTTAACTACCTGCAGCAGTCCCTGACAGGGCAGTGCGTTAGAAACGCCCCTGTAGCGTATCTGCAGGACTTTGATGTGAAGTGCCTTTCTGAGGCAGCTTCTTACAAGGAAGGACTGCCCCATGACGTGAGAATCAACAGTGGAACAGGAGGTATGTCTCATAGTCCTAACAGAAATGTAGTTATGTTCCTCAAAAATAGAATTAACGAGAGGACTGTTGACGTGGCAGCTACATGGCTATAGTTCAGTGCTTAGGGATGTTATAGTTCTATTTCTGATCACCTACCAAGCTTCCCCAAATTACCCAAGACTTAGGATAGGAGAAATAGTGGAATTAGCCTTTGTTTCCCATTTATCTGTTTCTGGTGACTCATATGGCTGCACATGGCACAAGGAAGCATCTCTCGTACTGTTTTTGTGTTCTTGGAGCCTCCTTTTTCTGTCAAGAGGGTGCAGTGTTGTCACTTTAGAATTAGAAGTGCTTACTTTCTGCATTACAAAAGCATAAATATAAGAAATGTCATTCTGGAGTTTGAGATGATGCAATTACCAGCATGAAGAGAATTTGTTTTATGCTTCTTAATTACGTTGtctaattttgtttatttacacTACCTTAGCTAATTATCTCTGGATCTTACTATGCTCTGATAATACATAACCTGCCTGGTTCATTACCAAAACTGGCTTTCTAAATACTTTTCTGCACAGTTTCCATAACATAAAGGAGTACCTTGGATGTGAATGTTGTATACGATTCTTTTATCAGCATTActgcagcatttgttttttattctcagACTTCATCCAACAAAATGTGATTTACAGAACCATCCCTGACAGGGACAAATTCATCACTAAAAGTGGTATGTTTCTGCTGTGTAATTAGTGTGTTTCTTACTTAACCTGGATGACACAAGTGACTGGGGTGCCTAAAACATTTACCTGTTGTGATTCCTAGGAAGGATCTTGTGTGCATTCTAATATTTGAAcaaagcaggcagggcaggcagccTGTAAGCAGTGCTGGATGTGTCTGAATTTTGAACACTCTTGTGCCTTTTTGAGGTTCTTGAGCCAATgaagcagcttttattttagaaCAGTGGCTCCCAGTCAGCGGGGAGAGTAATGCAGGATAGTGCTGAATCCATATTAGCATGTCTTTCTGGAAGATGATGGCCCTCTCAGCAGGGTGAGGTGAAAAGAGAGGGACTCCTGAGTCCAGAGGGCCCCAGCAGCTGATGGAGTAAGTCCTTGTGCTGGGTTCTTAAGGAAGGGGTCAACTACAACAGGAGCTAGAACTGCAGGTGTTAGAATATTGATAAACGAAGGGATTCTACTGTAAATGCAGCACACTGTCCTTGTATGATGGGActtaaacagtaaaataaatgttaaaaagatGAATGATGTATCTGCCAGAACTTTGTTAGAgatttttaagttgtttttcagTTACAGCTTTCTAATTGGCAATGCTTTTGGTTAtagtctgttttttctttcttctgcagaaggCATTCCTACCGTGGGCATGCCATTGCAAAGTATAACCTTTGCAGAGCATTATACATTCGTGTGGGAAGGTGACAATATAGAGGGAGTGAATGTCACAGTCTTCCTTGGAAATCTATACAGTGGAGGTATCGTGACTTTTCTTGTACAgatttactatttttttatttcttaagtgAGCAAATTCTTTGATAGGTTATCTTCATTAGTAATATTGATCAAAAAGAGTTTTCTTTGGgctatggaaagaaaatgtatggGGCAAATTTCTGCCAATTTGCATTATCCTGAATCTTTTGGTGATCATGAAGGACAGAAATTTGTATCCTAAATAAGCAGCATACTTCCTGCTAATTTATCTATGGGAACATAAAGTCATTCCTTTATCTTTTACCAGAAATGCTGACGCAGAGATTCACGGCTGAATTTGTAAGATTAAAGAGTGATAATGCAGCAGAAGTGCCATATAATCCAGGTAGTAATACCTCATTTTGCTTCTTAGAAGAACAGATTTTGGTCCTAGATTGGTCATTAGCAGTGACCACGTTTTGTACCTCATTCATACTTGTGCCCCTCCTTCCCTCTTATTGTGTTGTCAGCTGTAATTACAGTGATTGGCTTTTAGGCTCAGTATTGATCATTTAAAATGGGGCTGTTGTAATGGAAAAGTctgtctgtttgctttgagaCTAATTGCGTGCATTATTAAATCGATGTTAATGCTTATAGATTCGTATAAAATGTTCACAACTCCTTCTGTGTTTAGGTTATCAAGTTGGAAGCGCAGTGAGAGCTGCAAACATGAGTGCTTCTGATACTGCTGGCAGCTTAAGAATTTGGCAGCCAGGTACTGATTTGTAAGGTTACATCCTCAGCTTTGATAAATGCTAAAATGCTGCCTTCATATACATGATTTACTTCTGAATCTATTCTATGCCAAACTGTGCTTTTCCACGCTATTCTCTAGCCTTTATTCCAACTTCATTGAAGAATTTGCATTTAATGAATGTAAAGTAGCTTCGGTATCCTGAAACATCTGAGCATTTAGTATGGAGTTAAGGTTTAAAACTGAGCAGTTGTTAAGCTCATGAGATTCTTGAGCGTGTGAATTCGCTCTGTGTTGGAAAATGGAATTTGAGTAGACTTGATTCTGTATTTGAATGACACTCCTTGCTGTTTTGCATCCTAACGTGTGCGATTTTTGCACAAAAATGAGAAGTGGGGGTTGAAAGGTCATTGTGAGGATCCCTAAATAAGATCTTTTCAATTCATAGCTGACAGAGGTCTGTGTATGTCAGCCACTCACACACCAGTTTTGTTCGGGGTAGATTCGTTCTCTGGGTGCCTACTGGAAGTTAATATCAATGAAGACTGCAGCCTTTTAAGGTGAGCCACACAGATTTATTGTTCACTTGCCACAAGTTTCTACCATCAGCACAGTTGCGTTTCAGAAGTTCATGTATACATCGCAGGTTTCTGTGGTTgacccctttctttttttaaagggaaatctATTAAAATGGTTTCATTTAGATTTCCCTCTATTTAAACGAGGGTTACGTTGGGGTGGAGTGCTTCCCTTTGGCGGATGAGTCAGTAGTTGAGGTTTGTTTTAATTGAGTGATAGCATCTGTCAGAGGACTGTGATTGTATGGCACAGTGATGCTGTAACGCAGTTCACGCTGTAGATTTGCTTTTTGTATGAGCTGGTGTTTTTATTTGGCAGAGGACGTGTAACCGAGAAACTGAATTCGTTAATACAAGCTACTCATGTTGGGAAGAGACGCAATTCCAACGACAGCAATCTCAATGACTGGGTGCAAATTATACGTAAGTGATACTTGTGGTTTTATTCACAGCCTCCAAATAAAGCCAACGTGTAATTTCAGATGCCTGAAGATACCTGGGTCCATGCATCCAGATATGCACAGATGTGTTTAATAATGTCATGGATACTGTAGACTGATGTGTCTGTCAGTCTGTTGATGTAATGATTTGGTGTTTTACTCCTCTGTTGATGAACTCCATACTTTTTCGTGTATAATTCAtatagaaaaaacatttttgtgcAGCAGTTACCAACATTTCACTGCAATATGACAGCAATATAAATATGGAGGAGATCATTTTGCATAGGATTTCTGTTTCACTCTGTTCCTCCACAGGACTGGATCCATCTAACCCGAATATCACTGCAAGCCCTGGAGATCTGAAGGGCATTTGCCCAGGTGTTCCTGCCAGCCTGAACATTCGTATCATTTTTGCAGCTGTGGGTGCAGTGCGGGGGATTCCCAGGGAGGAGATACTCGCTGTGCAGACCAGGTAGAGCCGAGCTGTGTCTTTGATAGAGAAATGTTTCACTTTTGAGACTTGCTTACGTGTCATAACCGGGTAAATCTGACAGACAAAGATATTACTTACAGATTGTGTGTGCCTTTTACTTGCACTTGGAACCCACATTCCTTTGATTGCaatgagaagctgaaattagaaaacagcagagaagctgtgctAAATGATTCATTCTTTCCTGAACCAACAAGGTTTCATACAGCAAacacttgtttttcctcttttcttgtttacctatttatttgctttggatTGGGATGGTGTTCAATCTGCCCCATCTCCACAGTGGTGAAGATTTAAGCTTTAAATTCCCACATAGGGCCCTCTAGTAATGCTTACACACGTGCTTCCAGTTACTCAACAATCACGTGGCAGTTCCAGTGCGGCCTTCCCTGTGAAAACACTGCCAGCCTGCTTCCCATCACGGCTGCTGTTGAGTTCATCCGAGTGCCGGCTCGGCCACCGGTTCCCATGAGCAGGTAACTTGTGAGGTCTTTGACCCTTGACGCTAAGTAGATAAAATGGTAATTCACACTGATCAAAGGCTTCTACTCGTTCTGCTGCTACCGTAGTTTAATaagcacttttttccccctcagatTTCAGATTAATTACACAGAATTTGACTGTGATCGCAATGACGTTTGCTGGCCGCAGCTGTTCTACCCGCTGACGCGGTTCTACACAGGTAAAAACAACCAGCAACATGGAATGCCACAAACTGCCTCTATTTCGTGGTAACATCATGAAATGCGGCCAAGTTTTGATCTGTAGTGGGAGATCTAAATGTGGTCTGGAAGCAGTCGTTATGTTTTCTTGGCAATGCATTCATTCCTGAGTTAGACAAGCGGAACAAACTCCTCTCTTTGGGGCTGATGTCAAAGCTAAAAGGTAGCTCTCGTGTTCATGCTTGTTTTTGTCCTTCCCCTTTGCAGGTGAGCCATATTCTCGGTGTCTGGCTGCAGGCCTGGCGCTGGCTTTCCTGGCCGTGCTCGCAGCAGTGATGGGGAGCCCGTGCTTTGCTCAAGTGTGGGAGAATTTCTCGGTTTAAAACCGTTGATGTCGAAAAGAACCgctttgtaaatattttaagtatttttatttttttataaaaaggatataaagatttttatttcaaaatgagcAAAAGTTCACAGGAAACGATTGATATTATTAAAAAGGGGGGAAATACAGGTAATAGCATCAAGTGCTCGACTGCAGGCGGTGGGGCGGGGTTATGCTGTGCTCAGGGCCGGTCTCTCTCCCGGTGCCGGTTGGCCGCCTCGCTCCGCCCGCCCCCCGGAAGCCGCAGCCGGCGGGCGGGGCGCTGCGCCGCGCTATggcggccgggccgggagcTGCCGCCGTGCCCGCTGTGCGCCGGCCGCGCTGAGCCGAGCCGCTCCGGCCCAGGCCGCCATGGGCGCGCTGTTCCGCGGGGAGCCGATGTGCCTGGCGCAGCTGTTCCTGCAGAGCGGCTCGGCGTACGAGTGCCTGAGCGAGGTGGGGGAGCGCGGCCTGGCCGAGTTCCGAGATGTGAGTAGGGGCGGCAGGGCGGGCTGGGGGGACCCGGCGGGCGGAGCTGCTGCCCGAGCCGTGCGTCGCCGTCGTGTGGCGGCGGGCTGAGCTCGGTGTCCCGGTGTCCCGAGCTGGAAGGGGCCGTGTGCTCGTCGGTCCCTGAGCCCCCACCTCCCCGCGCAGCCCGACCGCTCTGTGGGAGAAGAACTTGCACTTCTACCCGATGTGAacctgccctgcagcagtgcGAGGCCGTCACTGCCCGGCCTGTTGCTGTCACCTGCGAGCAGAGCCCACGGCCTCCTGCCGGCAGTTGTACAGAGCCTGGaggcctcagattcctccagaCCAAACCGTCCCAGTTTCCCCAGCCGCCCCCATAGGACGCTGCTCCACACCCTCACAGCTCCAATGCCCTTTTCCGGATCCACTCCCCAGCCCCGATCTGTTCGTTAGTGAGGGGCCCAGcgctgaacacagcactcaaggtgcggcctcaccagcCCCAAGCACAGCAGGAAGGTCCCCTCCTGCTCCTGTCTGCACGGATACAGGCCAGCATGCTGCAGGCTTTgcccacctgggcacactgctgccccacagcaggtCTGCCTGCTTCCCAATAGGCTGATAGAAACACCCAGCTGCTctgtcatttctgctttctcactGTCAGGATGTACCATGCCTGCTGCCACAGGGCAAGTCACCTTGGAGGAAGTCAACTGCGTGGCTTAGGAAATGGGTTGGGTAATAATTAACTTTGTTACTGAACTGTCTTATCATAATTATATGATGCTTACTTGGTGACGGAGACTTTGgaatttctcttcagaaatgcagGTGACAAGATCTTTgtaaggaaaactgaaatgaatggcTAGTTAGCAAAtatggcagcaggaggaggcacaTCTGTCAGTATATTGCTATAGAGATGTCTAGAGATGCTATTCCATGTAGCCCCGATTCAAAGTTGAATATGCAGCCAGAGGCATTATGTGCTCCTGGGGAGGTGTGTGAAAGTATCTATGAATGCTTCACCTTCCACATAGATTCCATGAAACTCCATAgcaaaaaatccaaacaaaaacccaacgaaaagaaagcagtttctaTCAAGGTTCGTGCTTGTTAATATGAAGTCTTTAAGTAGTGTTTTAAAGTGGTAGGTATAAGGTTGGGAATGGTTTCTCTAGTAGATCTAGATACCAGTTCTTTGAGTAAAAGGAAGGGTGTTGATTCAGTTTCAGTACAGCCTTGCTGGTGAAAGACAgatctttttctcctttagcaGCATCTTCCCAGGTGAGAAGCACATCCTTGAAGGAGCGCAGTGCAGCGCGTGCAGCATTGGCTCCATGCAGTCACAcaaacagctgtgttttgtaaggtggttgtttttgtgttacCTAATGAGTATTTTATCCTTCCTGCAGCTCAACCCAAATGTCAGCGTGTTTCAGCGGAAATTTGTGAATGAAgtgaagaaatgtgaagaaatggaaagaattcTGGGTGAGCTTTATTTCCGTACCTGCCCTTTCTCACCTGAGGCGTTATTCAAGTTTACGTTGCTGGAGTGGAACTGCAGTGTTgatttttaagctgttttgtGTTGATTTCAGctacagcttttctgtttgatttctcCCAGCGTTGTACTGTCTGAATTTTGCAGGATCTTATGAAGTGTTTGTATCCACGAGGAAGGTCTGTGTGCACTCATATGTGCTGTACCTCTAGATCTTCAGAGCCAGAGATGACCTGTCTGGCTCCTGTGCTGAGTTGGGTCAGAACATATAAATTAAGTACATCTACAGCTGGAGACTGCACAGCCTGTGGGCAGTTCCAGTGTTTTGGTGCTGTGTGTCTCTTAATTTTCTCAGCTTTAAGTTTTACTTACTGTACAACGTGTATGCATTAAatattgctgttttgtttcttcttttttggttAAGCTCAGAAGTGAAGAAGAGTTGCTGAGTTGTTGCTGATGAATAGTGAGGCTGTACTGAATGGTTACAAtactgctggagaaacagaagcTTTGTCTGGATATTCCCCAGCCTATAAGATAAAtccctttttctgtttgttttttgtcttgtcaCATTACACAACTCAGCACTGTTCATCTTCCAAGCACTCCCCAGCTCATCTCAGGCTATTAGTAATTGCTTTCACGTGGCAGTCAATGCACagaggaaaggctgcagtgctttATCAAGATGGACTTCGCTGCGGGATATCCTGAGGAAAGGTTACTGCTGAAGGAGTCTTTTATTGGAATGTCTTTCTGGAAGCATGTGCTGGTCATGCTGTACATCCCAGCAGCTATTGTGGCAATCGCACTGCCCAGTGTGAGCTGCGTGTCATGTTGGGTTACTTAAGCCTCTTTGTTTGAACACTGTATATTCAAACATGAGTTGTTGAGCAGAAGGACAGTTTTGTTGCAGATGGCATTAGAGAGCATTACTCACAGCAACAAAGGCGTGCTGTGAAATgttaaaagcttaaaaaatgcTGGTGGCAGGAAAGCTTCAGTCAGACAGTTCTGAGGATGGGATCCTTCTGCAAGAGgggagttctgtgttctgaacACATCATCGGCGCCTTCCCACTGTGGAGGGCTCACACTTCCCTTGTGTTCTTTTTGAAGACTGTATGGTtgcaaaaatgaaggaataaacTAGTGAAGGCCTGATGGCTGCGGTGTGAGTGGCACCCTCACAATGGCTGTGTAGCGTTCTGGGGAATGTATGCAATGTGCTTATATTTCTGATTCCGTTTCTCTTCTCGCTCCAGGTTATTTAGtgcaagaaattaaaaaggcagacattcCTCTTCCTGAAGGAGATGTTGCTCCTCCCGCCCCATTGCTGAAACACATTTTAGAAATCCAGGTAACTTGTTCAAGTACCAGTTGCCAAAACTGTAGTGATGAGCATTGGAGCTCTATTTCAAATTGGATCACCTCCGGTTTCACCACTTATGACCTAATTTACACAGGGGCATGTCAGGGGCAGaagcctttccttctctttattcAGATTTTGTGTTCTGTGTTATTTCCAGGCCTGCTTTGAGGATGTTCTGTTGTCACAAAATCACTGTGAAAGGCATAAAGCTAACCTAGGGGTTTGTAGTTACCTCTTCTGTGTTGATGGATTGGTGCATTGCGCTGTCAGATAAATTGCTGTATGTAGGTGTAGTCCTTCAGCGTCGTTTGTTGTGTTGGGATTTATCCAGGACTTTTGTTGTAACCTTATTTTTCAGGGTATGTGGGAGTTCTTAATGCCTGAGGCTCTGCAGTTTCCCATGTTGGTTGCTTAGTGAGCACAGAGTGCTCTTTCCTCTGAATGCTTTTCCTGGTGTTGTGCTGAAAGGAGAAGCTCGTAAAATGCAAATATGCTTCTGAATGATGATGTCTTTTAGTGTAAGTCTGTCAATAGAATAGGTAGGTGTCTCACACTCTGTGCTATTCCAGGTTCTAATTCCAAGTGTGCCTTAGCTCAGAAATAAATTAGGATCACAACAGCAGACTTAATGGATTCTGGTGGTGGATCAGGCACGCTCGGTATGAAGCAGTCTTTGGCAGGCTGAGTAATAGCATTTATTGCACTTAGGAATTTGGAAAACTGTAATTCAGCCAAATTAGCACGTACTTAAAATTAACCCTCCTCAGTTCCTAAACCTGATTCTGTGTCACTTATTTTGTGCAACAGGAACAGTTGCAGAAGCTGGAGACAGAATTGAGGGAAGTAAATAAGAAcaaggagaagctgagaaaaaacTTGATTGAACTTACGGAGTACACATGCATGTTGGATGTCACACAGACGTTTGTCAGGAGAACCTCTGAGGTAATACTGCAGTGTCTGGGTGctgttgtgtgttgtgtgacAGTCCTGTTGCACGCTGTGTTATTTTGATGTACAGATTGTTCTGCGAAAGGTGTCTTTTGCAGAAGTGACTGTTAGTTCCTGAGCGATTCGGTTGAGATCCCAAGATCTCCCCATAGCCTGAGCTGAACACAGGAAatcattttgtgtttgtgttgaaATAATTTAACAAACTTTTCTTCtagtgaataaaaaataattatttattttcctgaaagccatgattgatttttctttttctttcctagtaTGAGTCCCGCTTACATATCAATTATGAGGAATTTCCATCTGTGGAAAATGAGCCATTTGCGGATTACAATTGTATGCACAGACTGGGTGCCAAGCTGGGGTAGGTATGGTTCAGTCCAGATTTGCCAGGTTGCCGTGGTGTGCTGCTTCTCAACTGCTTGAAGAGCTGCTGTAAATAACAGGCTGTTTTCTCAAAAGATGGGGTGTTGTGTGAGTCCAGTGATTTCAGACAAGCCAAACCATCTTAGGCAGGGTGAGTGGCCCAGTTGTACCTCTGAAACAAAGCTGGATTCTTTGAAGAGATACGTTGGATTGCACCAAAAACTGTCACAAAGCTTCCACAAAACTAAGTATGTGTGCTAAGGAAGAATCTTAAAATGCCctgaaatgtgattttcttctACTGTTCAAACATATCTCTGGGATAAACCCACTGAGTCAGTACTAATGTAACATTAATATTGCCTACTTGCCTTTAAAGTGATGTATGGATTCAGCTCCTGCAGTGTCTTTATGAAAGTAAACAATGAGTGAAAAATGGAGACCCTTACTACCATAGGCAGAGATGATGGTAAAcgttctgtttgtttcctcagGCCTGTAGtcaatttgttttccaaaaagaAATTGCCTCTTTATTTTACATACCATTTAGTTCCTATGGAGAGTGATGCTTCCATCTTTAGAGGTGACTTGTTAGATCATTGTGGCTGCTATTCTGTGATGTGATTTACTCAGATTTTAGCTTTTCTTGATTTTTGACCTATTTATCAAACCTTCTTTATCTGTAGCTTTATATCTGGGTT
This sequence is a window from Excalfactoria chinensis isolate bCotChi1 chromosome 16, bCotChi1.hap2, whole genome shotgun sequence. Protein-coding genes within it:
- the TCTN2 gene encoding tectonic-2 isoform X1, with product MAALTDAMAAAGFGALLLLAALCAGQRRAEPVFQPSFIHMSGLRVNSFFLGDSSGVTFSIILDAIDKETGNLLVPSCGGNERAGDWELSVTPGVGASKVTVTFTRNLQLCLPNATDCCTAPLCVVEILQVLACSGSMMLARLLIQAEIYANSSFTGSVSENMPVIPNQVFQPLGSCPCDLTDGACDVRCCCDPECTPDLKQLFNGSCFTGVFGGDVNPPFDQLCSTWTTEYTPDWFPLLCIQSSLSNTPFLGYFYDGSVSAPKVPPFKIPVLASPGKLFTGYRAGDPIMTEDDEYFTIPQQSLTGQCVRNAPVAYLQDFDVKCLSEAASYKEGLPHDVRINSGTGDFIQQNVIYRTIPDRDKFITKSEGIPTVGMPLQSITFAEHYTFVWEGDNIEGVNVTVFLGNLYSGEMLTQRFTAEFVRLKSDNAAEVPYNPGYQVGSAVRAANMSASDTAGSLRIWQPADRGLCMSATHTPVLFGVDSFSGCLLEVNINEDCSLLRGRVTEKLNSLIQATHVGKRRNSNDSNLNDWVQIIRLDPSNPNITASPGDLKGICPGVPASLNIRIIFAAVGAVRGIPREEILAVQTSYSTITWQFQCGLPCENTASLLPITAAVEFIRVPARPPVPMSRFQINYTEFDCDRNDVCWPQLFYPLTRFYTGEPYSRCLAAGLALAFLAVLAAVMGSPCFAQVWENFSV
- the TCTN2 gene encoding tectonic-2 isoform X2, with protein sequence MAALTDAMAAAGFGALLLLAALCAGQRRAEPVFQPSFIHMSGLRVNSFFLGDSSGVTFSIILDAIDKETGNLLVPSCGGNERAGDWELSVTPGVGASKVTVTFTRNLQLCLPNATDCCTAPLCVVEILQVLACSGSMMLARLLIQAEIYANSSFTGSVSENMPVIPNQVFQPLGSCPCDLTDGACDVRCCCDPECTPDLKQLFNGSCFTGVFGGDVNPPFDQLCSTWTTEYTPDWFPLLCIQSSLSNTPFLGYFYDGSVSAPKVPPFKIPVLASPGKLFTGYRAGDPIMTEDDEYFTIPQSLTGQCVRNAPVAYLQDFDVKCLSEAASYKEGLPHDVRINSGTGDFIQQNVIYRTIPDRDKFITKSEGIPTVGMPLQSITFAEHYTFVWEGDNIEGVNVTVFLGNLYSGEMLTQRFTAEFVRLKSDNAAEVPYNPGYQVGSAVRAANMSASDTAGSLRIWQPADRGLCMSATHTPVLFGVDSFSGCLLEVNINEDCSLLRGRVTEKLNSLIQATHVGKRRNSNDSNLNDWVQIIRLDPSNPNITASPGDLKGICPGVPASLNIRIIFAAVGAVRGIPREEILAVQTSYSTITWQFQCGLPCENTASLLPITAAVEFIRVPARPPVPMSRFQINYTEFDCDRNDVCWPQLFYPLTRFYTGEPYSRCLAAGLALAFLAVLAAVMGSPCFAQVWENFSV